One window of Nicotiana tomentosiformis chromosome 11, ASM39032v3, whole genome shotgun sequence genomic DNA carries:
- the LOC138900979 gene encoding uncharacterized protein, with amino-acid sequence LSNDFADKLDSTFDYKKDVLSEFNKLRSYPKKNSKFANSKYADKPRMQTYYYNRPTPQDVLIEERDWNQTNTSYSGFTGQLRGWWDNYLTIDERAMVINAKAIDEGIDNLGMALVADREDAVYTLILTILEHFNGRFTNQNETVRTLLNSLRCKTLSEFRWYKDTFMSRVMELPENKLEHWKAKFIDGLPSLFAERVRKILRGNYGEIPYVNYTYGKQLKMDKLKERNQLGDFCTQFGLPETSTHRKKKHKYHRYPNQDSPYRRNKSRYRSKEEREAKRAHRKSTRFTKNRSKRDLADIKCYKCGKFGHIAPNCKLQKLKTLGLDEELRDKVYGLLYTSGEVENLKREIKSLKQNQMICDHRITQIEKNNSPNENICAEHPSAFWNRKKHIVTLPYEDNFTEDDIPTKSRPCQMNAELVEFCKKEIDSLLSKGLIKPSKSPWSCTAFYVNKAAEKERGVPRLVINYKPLNKYLKWV; translated from the exons ttatcaaatgattttgctgataaattagattctacttttgactataaaaaggatgttttgtcagagtttaataaactcagaagttaccccaaaaagaatagtaagtttgcaaATAGCAaatatgctgataaacctagaatgcagacttattattacaatcgtcctactcctcaagatgttttaatagaggaacgtgattggaatcagactaatacgtcttatagtg gttttactggccaacttcgtggctggtgggacaattatcTAACTATCGAtgaaagggcaatggttattaacgCCAAAGCCATTGACGAAGgaattgataacttaggcatggcccttGTGGCAGATAGAGAAGATGccgtttatacccttattcttactatattagaacacttcaatggtagatttaccaaccagaATGAGACTGTTCGTACTCTtcttaatagccttagatgtaagactttaagtgaatttaggtggtataaagacacctttatgagtagagtgatggaactaccagaaaataagcttgaacattggaaagctaagttcatagatggccttccctctttatttgccgaaagagttagaaagatTTTAAGAGGCAATTATGGTGAAATCCCATACGTAAATTATACCTATGGTAA acagcttaagatggataagctcaaagaaagaaaccagttaggggacttttgcacccagttcggtttaccagagacttctactcataggaagaagaaacataagtatcatagataccccaaccaagacagtccttataggagaaataaatctagatatagatccaaagaagaacgagaagccaagagagcacatcgcaagtctactagatttaccaaaaatagatcTAAGCGTGACCTTGCTGACATTAAGTGctataagtgtggtaaatttggccatatagccccgaattgtaagcttcaaaagctgaaaaccttaggactagacgaGGAACttcgtgataaggtttatggtttgttatacacttctgg tgaagttgaaaacttgaaacgagagattaaatctcttaaacaaaatcaaatgatttgtgatcacaggattactcagattgagaaaaacAATTCTCCAaatgaga atatttgtgctgaacatcctagtgctttttggaatcgaaaaaagcacattgtcactcttccatacgaagataatttcactgaggatgatattcctactaaatctcgaccttgtcagatgaatgcagaattagtagaattttgcaaaaaagagattgatagtttgctatcaaagggtttgataaaaccctcaaaatctccttggtcatGTACAGCTTTCTATGTTAATAAagcagctgaaaaggaacgtggtgttcctagattagtcataaattataaacctttgaataaatatttgaaatgggtt